Proteins co-encoded in one Pseudomonas fluorescens genomic window:
- a CDS encoding DUF2868 domain-containing protein: MTELTSLQNLWLTETVRLREEHAGPLDDQEANRLARAAGGDLPGRIQRRALWLAERDGLTSALKHWLQGARLALVLLAIFAVLSGAGLAFAALGQTPVNVFWALGSLLGLNLILLLSWALGLIFAGEHGATLGRLWLWLSEKLARDAKAAQLAPALLLMLQRQKLNRWALGSLVNGLWLLAMVSALVLLLTLMATRRYGFVWETTILSADTFINMTQALGALPALLGFNVPTVDMIRASGDTALNIESARQAWATWLAGVLVVYGVLPRLLLALFCFWRWNSGKAALRLDLNLPGYAQLRERLMPTSERLGITDPEPAQLHRVESTVGEHASDGALLVAIELDDQHPWPPALPKNVSNAGILDSRESRNKLLEQLSRFPPARLAIACDPRRSPDRGSLALIAELARNAAATRVWLLQAPPGQALDAERLGDWHVALQQLQLPFADCAPLNWLEHGHD, translated from the coding sequence GTGACTGAACTGACTTCACTGCAAAACCTCTGGCTCACCGAAACCGTGCGCCTGCGCGAAGAACACGCAGGCCCGCTGGACGATCAGGAAGCCAATCGCCTGGCCCGCGCGGCCGGCGGCGATCTGCCGGGACGCATTCAACGCCGCGCCCTGTGGCTGGCCGAGCGCGACGGCCTGACCTCTGCGCTCAAGCACTGGCTGCAAGGCGCGCGTCTGGCGCTGGTGTTGCTGGCGATCTTCGCGGTTCTGAGCGGCGCCGGCCTGGCCTTCGCCGCACTGGGCCAGACGCCGGTCAATGTGTTCTGGGCCCTGGGCAGTCTGCTCGGGCTGAATCTGATTCTGCTGTTGAGCTGGGCGCTGGGGCTGATCTTCGCTGGCGAACATGGCGCCACCCTTGGCCGCTTGTGGCTGTGGCTCAGTGAAAAACTCGCCCGCGACGCCAAGGCTGCGCAACTGGCGCCGGCCCTGTTGTTGATGCTGCAACGCCAGAAACTCAATCGCTGGGCGCTCGGCTCGCTGGTCAACGGTTTGTGGTTGCTGGCGATGGTCAGCGCGCTGGTTTTGCTGCTGACGCTGATGGCGACCCGGCGCTACGGCTTCGTCTGGGAAACCACGATTCTCAGTGCCGACACGTTCATCAACATGACCCAGGCCCTCGGCGCCTTGCCGGCGCTGCTGGGCTTCAACGTGCCGACCGTGGACATGATCCGCGCCAGCGGCGACACCGCGCTGAACATCGAAAGCGCCCGTCAGGCCTGGGCGACCTGGCTGGCCGGCGTGCTGGTGGTGTACGGCGTGCTGCCGCGCCTGCTGTTGGCGCTGTTTTGCTTCTGGCGCTGGAACAGCGGCAAGGCCGCATTGCGTCTGGACCTGAACCTGCCCGGTTACGCCCAGTTGCGCGAACGCCTGATGCCGACCAGCGAACGCCTCGGCATCACCGACCCCGAGCCTGCGCAATTGCACCGCGTCGAAAGCACCGTCGGCGAACACGCCAGCGATGGCGCGCTTCTGGTGGCAATCGAACTGGACGATCAACACCCATGGCCACCGGCGTTGCCGAAAAACGTCAGCAACGCCGGCATCCTCGACAGCCGTGAATCGCGCAACAAACTGCTCGAACAACTCAGCCGTTTCCCCCCGGCGCGCCTCGCGATTGCCTGCGACCCACGACGTTCGCCGGATCGCGGCAGCCTGGCGCTGATCGCCGAGCTGGCACGCAATGCCGCCGCGACCCGGGTCTGGCTGTTGCAGGCACCGCCAGGACAAGCGCTGGACGCCGAACGCCTCGGTGACTGGCACGTCGCATTGCAACAGCTGCAACTGCCGTTCGCCGATTGCGCCCCGTTGAACTGGCTGGAGCACGGACATGACTGA
- a CDS encoding dihydrofolate reductase, with protein MTKSLPLSLIAALGENRVIGVDNSMPWHLPGDFKYFKATTLGKPIIMGRKTWDSLGRPLPGRLNIVVSRQAGLVLEGAEVYPSLEAAVVRAEAWAKEQGVDELMLIGGAQLYAQGMEQADRLYLTRVALSPEGDAWFPEFDLSQWKLVSNVPNPAEGDKPAYNFEVWEKA; from the coding sequence ATGACTAAATCACTCCCCCTCAGCCTGATTGCAGCCCTCGGTGAAAACCGTGTGATCGGCGTCGACAACAGCATGCCCTGGCACCTGCCGGGGGACTTCAAATACTTCAAGGCCACGACGCTTGGCAAGCCGATCATCATGGGCCGCAAGACCTGGGATTCGCTGGGTCGTCCGTTGCCGGGTCGCTTGAACATCGTGGTCAGCCGTCAGGCCGGTCTGGTGCTGGAAGGGGCGGAAGTCTATCCGTCGCTGGAAGCGGCCGTGGTTCGCGCCGAAGCGTGGGCGAAAGAGCAGGGCGTCGATGAGTTGATGCTGATTGGCGGGGCGCAGTTGTATGCGCAGGGGATGGAGCAGGCGGATCGCTTGTATCTGACCCGTGTGGCATTGAGCCCGGAAGGGGATGCGTGGTTTCCGGAATTCGATCTGAGCCAGTGGAAGCTGGTGTCGAACGTGCCGAATCCGGCTGAAGGCGACAAACCGGCTTACAACTTCGAAGTCTGGGAAAAAGCCTAA
- a CDS encoding haloacid dehalogenase-like hydrolase — protein sequence MKFAPKLLAAALCFGLVGQAFATDLKHWPADQAKALDAMIAANANKGNYAVFDMDNTSYRYDLEESLLPFMENKGLITRDKLDPSLKLMPFKDTADHKESLFSYYYRLCEVDDMVCYPWVAQVFSGFTLKELKGYVDELMASGKPVPATYYEGDVVKNIDVQPPKVFTGQAELYNKLMENGIEVYVMTAASEELVRMVAADPKYGYNVKPQNVIGVTTLLKNRETGELTTARKQIAAGKYDEKANLGLELTPYLWTPATWMAGKHAAILTYIDEWKKPVLVGGDTPTSDGYMLFHDVDVAKGGIHLWVNRKDKYMAQLNGMMAKHAAAQAKEGLPVTADKNWVIVKPEEIQ from the coding sequence ATGAAGTTCGCACCTAAATTGCTGGCTGCCGCACTCTGCTTCGGCCTTGTTGGCCAAGCGTTCGCCACTGACCTCAAGCACTGGCCGGCCGATCAGGCCAAGGCCCTGGACGCGATGATTGCGGCCAACGCCAACAAGGGTAACTACGCGGTGTTCGACATGGACAACACCAGTTACCGCTACGACCTGGAAGAGTCGCTGCTGCCGTTCATGGAAAACAAGGGCCTGATCACCCGTGACAAGCTCGACCCGTCGCTGAAACTGATGCCGTTCAAGGACACGGCCGACCACAAGGAAAGCCTGTTCAGCTACTACTATCGCCTCTGCGAAGTTGACGACATGGTCTGCTACCCATGGGTGGCGCAGGTGTTCTCCGGTTTCACCCTCAAGGAACTCAAAGGCTACGTCGACGAACTGATGGCGTCGGGCAAGCCGGTGCCGGCGACCTATTACGAAGGCGATGTGGTGAAGAACATCGACGTGCAGCCGCCGAAAGTCTTCACCGGTCAGGCTGAGCTGTACAACAAACTGATGGAGAACGGCATTGAGGTCTACGTGATGACCGCCGCCTCCGAAGAACTGGTGCGGATGGTCGCGGCCGATCCGAAGTACGGCTATAACGTCAAACCGCAGAACGTTATCGGTGTGACCACCTTGCTGAAGAACCGCGAGACCGGTGAACTGACCACCGCACGCAAGCAGATCGCCGCCGGCAAGTATGACGAGAAGGCCAACCTCGGCCTGGAACTGACGCCATACCTCTGGACCCCGGCGACCTGGATGGCCGGCAAGCACGCGGCGATCCTGACCTACATCGACGAATGGAAAAAACCGGTGCTGGTGGGTGGCGACACGCCGACCAGCGACGGCTACATGCTGTTCCACGATGTGGACGTGGCCAAGGGTGGGATTCACCTGTGGGTCAACCGCAAGGACAAGTATATGGCCCAGCTCAACGGCATGATGGCCAAGCATGCCGCGGCCCAGGCAAAAGAAGGTTTGCCGGTGACGGCGGACAAGAACTGGGTGATCGTCAAACCTGAAGAAATCCAGTAA
- a CDS encoding L-cystine transporter translates to MNLPLILNLLVFLALLFGLAQTRHTTWSLAKKVLLALVLGVAFGVALHTIYGAGNPVLKASIGWFDLVGNGYVQLLQMIVIPLVFASILSAVARLHNASSLGKISFLTIGTLLFTTAIAALIGIGLTNLFGLTAEGLVAGTQEMARLQTIQTDYAGKVADLNVPQLLLSFIPQNPFADLARAKPTSIISVVIFAAFMGVAALQLLKDDAEKGQKVINAIDTLQAWVMRLVRLVMKLTPYGVLALMTKVVAGSNLQDIIKLGSFVVVSYLGLGLMFVVHGLLVSAAGINPLRFFRKIWPVLTFAFTSRSSAASIPLSIEAQTRRLGIPQSVASFAASFGATIGQNGCAGLYPAMLAVMVAPTVGINPLDPLWIATLVAIVTLSSAGVAGVGGGATFAALIVLPAMGLPVSLVALLISVEPLIDMGRTALNVSGSITAGAITSQAMQQTDKALLEADEHAELAQA, encoded by the coding sequence ATGAATCTGCCCCTGATTCTCAACTTGCTGGTGTTCCTTGCCTTGCTCTTCGGTCTGGCGCAAACCCGTCACACCACGTGGAGCCTGGCGAAAAAAGTTCTGCTCGCGCTGGTGCTGGGCGTGGCATTCGGCGTCGCGCTGCACACGATTTACGGCGCGGGCAACCCGGTGCTGAAAGCCTCGATCGGCTGGTTTGATCTGGTCGGCAACGGTTATGTGCAACTGCTGCAAATGATCGTGATTCCGCTGGTATTCGCCTCGATCCTCAGCGCCGTGGCCCGTCTGCACAACGCTTCGTCGCTGGGCAAGATCAGCTTCCTGACCATCGGCACGCTGCTGTTCACCACGGCGATTGCGGCACTGATCGGCATCGGCCTGACCAACCTGTTCGGCCTGACCGCCGAAGGCCTGGTCGCCGGCACCCAGGAAATGGCCCGTCTGCAAACCATCCAGACCGACTACGCCGGCAAGGTCGCCGACCTGAATGTGCCGCAGCTGCTGCTGTCGTTCATCCCGCAGAACCCGTTCGCCGACCTGGCGCGGGCCAAGCCGACCTCGATCATCAGCGTGGTGATCTTCGCTGCGTTCATGGGGGTTGCCGCGCTGCAACTGCTCAAGGATGACGCCGAGAAAGGTCAGAAAGTGATCAACGCCATCGACACCCTGCAAGCCTGGGTGATGCGTCTGGTGCGTCTGGTGATGAAGCTGACGCCTTACGGCGTGCTGGCACTGATGACCAAAGTGGTGGCCGGTTCCAACCTGCAGGACATCATCAAGCTCGGCAGCTTCGTGGTGGTGTCGTACCTCGGTCTGGGCCTGATGTTCGTGGTACACGGTCTGCTGGTCTCGGCGGCCGGGATCAACCCGCTGCGTTTCTTCCGCAAGATCTGGCCGGTGCTGACCTTCGCGTTCACCAGCCGCTCCAGCGCCGCGAGCATTCCGCTGAGCATCGAAGCGCAGACCCGGCGTCTGGGCATTCCACAATCGGTTGCAAGCTTCGCCGCTTCGTTCGGCGCGACCATCGGCCAGAACGGCTGCGCCGGTCTGTACCCGGCGATGCTGGCGGTGATGGTTGCGCCCACCGTGGGCATCAACCCGCTGGATCCGCTGTGGATTGCGACGCTGGTGGCGATTGTGACCTTGAGTTCCGCCGGTGTGGCGGGCGTGGGCGGCGGCGCGACCTTCGCCGCGCTGATCGTGCTGCCAGCCATGGGCTTGCCGGTTTCGCTGGTGGCGTTGCTGATTTCGGTCGAGCCGCTGATCGACATGGGTCGTACGGCACTGAACGTGAGCGGTTCGATCACCGCTGGCGCGATTACCAGCCAGGCGATGCAGCAGACCGACAAGGCACTGCTGGAAGCGGATGAGCATGCGGAGCTTGCTCAGGCTTGA
- a CDS encoding diiron oxygenase — protein sequence MSLLSHAPTFEFSLGDWNTRASVRTSAHDYRLPADIAQQLETRHWFPPAFLPYLAHPAIKASGRSMLHRLTANHLVHFLDYTTLLEHRIVNRAVEVIVHGELPIDVPPLMKTAALQLYTDEGYHALFSHQVAEQIAGLYAITARPVTPRRIIRMNRLIAKTLPEQQPLTWFLLGFVSETIIARELLDVCRDSLVSGVSDMLRDHLTDEARHSRYFTEVFHYLWLHLDSHQRTFAAATLLEIIVIFFEADDRWLRRSLRDAGIDDSAVREIVDRLVTAQATRLRARTGSIATLNALKKAGFFAESQNQTLFARAGLIDG from the coding sequence ATGAGCCTTCTCTCCCACGCCCCGACCTTCGAGTTTTCACTGGGCGACTGGAACACTCGCGCTTCGGTGCGCACCAGTGCCCACGATTACCGCTTGCCGGCTGATATAGCGCAGCAACTGGAAACCCGTCATTGGTTCCCGCCGGCATTTCTGCCCTATCTCGCGCACCCTGCCATCAAGGCGTCGGGCCGTTCGATGCTGCACCGACTCACGGCCAATCATCTGGTGCACTTTCTTGACTACACAACCCTGCTGGAGCACCGCATCGTCAATCGCGCCGTGGAAGTCATCGTTCACGGCGAACTGCCGATCGATGTTCCGCCGCTCATGAAAACTGCCGCGCTGCAGCTCTACACCGACGAGGGTTACCACGCCCTGTTCTCTCATCAGGTCGCGGAGCAGATCGCCGGGCTCTACGCCATCACCGCGCGCCCGGTGACGCCCAGGCGGATCATTCGCATGAACAGGCTGATCGCCAAAACCCTTCCAGAGCAACAACCGCTGACATGGTTCCTGCTCGGCTTCGTCTCGGAAACCATCATTGCCCGGGAACTGCTCGACGTCTGCCGGGACAGCCTGGTGTCCGGGGTCAGTGACATGCTGCGCGATCACCTCACCGACGAGGCGCGCCACAGTCGCTACTTCACTGAAGTGTTCCACTACCTCTGGCTGCATCTGGACTCGCACCAGCGAACTTTCGCGGCCGCCACCCTGCTCGAGATCATCGTGATCTTCTTCGAAGCCGATGACCGGTGGCTGCGACGAAGCCTGCGCGACGCCGGGATTGACGACAGCGCGGTGCGGGAGATAGTCGACAGGTTGGTAACGGCGCAAGCCACCCGATTGCGCGCACGGACAGGCAGCATCGCCACATTGAATGCACTGAAGAAAGCCGGATTTTTTGCTGAATCTCAAAACCAGACACTTTTCGCCAGGGCGGGACTGATCGATGGATAA
- the ilvD gene encoding dihydroxy-acid dehydratase, whose amino-acid sequence MPDYRSKTSTHGRNMAGARALWRATGMKDDDFKKPIIAIANSFTQFVPGHVHLKDLGQLVAREIERAGGVAKEFNTIAVDDGIAMGHDGMLYSLPSREIIADSVEYMVNAHCADAIVCISNCDKITPGMLMAALRLNIPVIFVSGGPMEAGKTKLASHGLDLVDAMVIAADSSASDEKVAEYERSACPTCGSCSGMFTANSMNCLTEALGLALPGNGSTLATHSDREQLFLQAGRTIVELCKRYYGENDESVLPRNIANFKAFENAMMLDIAMGGSTNTILHLLAAAQEAEIDFDLRDIDRLSRKVPQLCKVAPNIQKYHMEDVHRAGGIFSILGSLARGGLLHTDLPTVHSRSMEEAIAKWDITQTNDEAVHHFFKAGPAGIPTQTAFSQSTRWETLDDDRENGCIRSVEHAYSKEGGLAVLYGNIALDGCVVKTAGVDESIHVFEGNAKIFESQDSAVRGILADEVKEGDIVIIRYEGPKGGPGMQEMLYPTSYLKSKGLGKACALLTDGRFSGGTSGLSIGHASPEAAAGGAIGLVQDGDKVLIDIPNRSINLLISDEELAARRVEQDKKGWKPVEQRPRKVTTALKAYALLATSADKGAVRNKAMLDGL is encoded by the coding sequence ATGCCAGATTACCGCTCGAAAACATCCACCCACGGCCGCAACATGGCCGGCGCCCGCGCACTGTGGCGCGCCACCGGGATGAAAGATGACGACTTCAAGAAGCCGATCATCGCCATTGCCAACTCCTTCACCCAGTTCGTACCGGGCCACGTCCACCTGAAGGACTTGGGCCAGCTGGTTGCCCGTGAGATCGAACGCGCCGGTGGCGTGGCAAAAGAATTCAACACCATCGCCGTGGACGACGGCATCGCCATGGGCCACGACGGCATGCTCTATTCGCTGCCGAGCCGCGAGATCATTGCCGACTCCGTCGAGTACATGGTCAACGCCCACTGCGCCGACGCCATCGTCTGCATCTCCAACTGCGACAAGATCACCCCGGGCATGCTGATGGCCGCCCTGCGCCTGAACATTCCGGTGATCTTCGTTTCCGGCGGCCCGATGGAAGCTGGCAAGACCAAACTGGCCAGCCACGGTCTCGACCTCGTCGATGCCATGGTCATCGCCGCCGACTCCAGCGCTTCTGACGAGAAGGTTGCCGAGTACGAGCGCAGCGCCTGCCCGACCTGCGGTTCGTGCTCCGGCATGTTCACCGCCAACTCGATGAACTGCCTGACCGAAGCCCTGGGCCTCGCGTTGCCGGGCAACGGTTCGACCCTGGCCACCCACAGCGACCGCGAACAGCTGTTCCTGCAGGCCGGCCGTACCATCGTCGAACTGTGCAAGCGCTACTACGGCGAGAACGACGAGTCGGTCCTGCCGCGCAACATCGCCAACTTCAAGGCGTTCGAGAACGCGATGATGCTCGATATCGCCATGGGCGGTTCGACCAACACCATCCTGCACTTGCTGGCCGCCGCCCAGGAAGCCGAGATCGACTTCGACCTGCGCGACATTGATCGTCTGTCGCGCAAGGTGCCGCAACTGTGCAAGGTCGCGCCGAACATCCAGAAGTACCACATGGAAGACGTGCACCGCGCCGGCGGCATCTTCAGCATTCTCGGTTCGCTGGCCCGTGGCGGCCTGCTGCACACCGACCTGCCGACCGTGCACAGCCGCAGCATGGAAGAAGCCATCGCCAAGTGGGACATCACCCAGACCAACGATGAAGCCGTGCATCACTTCTTCAAGGCAGGTCCTGCCGGTATCCCGACCCAGACCGCGTTCAGCCAGTCGACCCGCTGGGAAACCCTGGACGACGACCGTGAAAACGGTTGCATCCGCAGCGTCGAACACGCCTATTCGAAAGAAGGCGGCCTGGCCGTGCTGTACGGCAACATCGCCCTGGACGGCTGCGTGGTGAAAACCGCCGGCGTCGACGAATCGATCCACGTGTTCGAAGGCAACGCGAAGATTTTCGAAAGCCAGGACAGCGCCGTGCGCGGCATCCTCGCCGACGAAGTGAAGGAAGGCGACATCGTCATCATTCGCTACGAAGGCCCGAAAGGCGGCCCGGGCATGCAGGAAATGCTCTACCCGACCTCGTACCTGAAATCCAAGGGCCTGGGCAAAGCCTGCGCCCTGCTGACCGATGGCCGTTTCTCCGGCGGCACCTCCGGCCTGTCCATCGGCCACGCTTCGCCAGAGGCTGCGGCGGGTGGCGCGATCGGCCTGGTACAGGACGGCGACAAGGTGCTGATCGACATTCCGAACCGCTCGATCAACCTGCTGATCAGCGACGAAGAACTGGCGGCTCGCCGGGTCGAGCAGGACAAGAAAGGCTGGAAACCGGTCGAACAGCGTCCACGCAAAGTGACCACCGCCCTCAAGGCCTACGCCCTGCTGGCGACCAGCGCCGACAAGGGTGCCGTGCGCAACAAGGCGATGCTCGACGGGCTGTAA
- a CDS encoding GTPase/DUF3482 domain-containing protein, with translation MTDAWKAPLKLAVVGHTNVGKTSLLRTLTRDVGFGEVSHRPSTTRHVEGARLSVDGEALLDLYDTPGLEDAIALLDFLERLERPGERLDGPARLARFLDGSEARQRFEQEAKVLRQLLDSDAGLYVIDAREPVLAKYRDELEVLASCGKPLLPVLNFVSSANHREPDWREALARLGLHALVRFDSVAPPEDGERRLYESLALLLENARPQLERLIADQQAQRLAREQSAARLIAELLIDCAACRRSVASNAEQEQQAISELRKAVRQREQRCVEALLKLYAFRPQDAAASDLPLLDGRWGDDLFNPETLKQLGVRVGGGIAAGAAAGAGVDLLVGGITLGAAALAGAIAGGALQTARSYGNRLLDKIKGQRELTVDDNVLRLLALRQRQLLQALNVRGHAAMDAVQVATPQDKTWREGKLPEALNIARAHPQWSSLNPHPKLNQAQRQEQIDELVSKVLEL, from the coding sequence ATGACTGATGCCTGGAAAGCACCGCTGAAACTGGCGGTGGTCGGCCACACCAACGTCGGCAAGACTTCGCTGTTGCGTACCCTGACCCGCGACGTCGGCTTCGGTGAAGTCTCCCATCGACCGAGCACCACCCGACATGTCGAAGGTGCGCGGTTGTCAGTGGATGGCGAAGCGTTGCTCGACCTCTACGACACACCCGGTCTGGAAGACGCCATCGCCCTGCTGGATTTTCTCGAACGTCTGGAACGCCCCGGCGAACGCCTCGACGGCCCGGCACGGTTGGCGCGGTTTCTCGACGGCAGCGAAGCGCGCCAGCGTTTCGAACAGGAAGCCAAGGTGCTGCGGCAACTGCTCGATTCCGATGCCGGCCTGTACGTGATCGACGCCCGCGAACCGGTGCTGGCCAAGTACCGCGATGAACTGGAAGTGCTGGCCAGTTGCGGCAAGCCGCTGCTGCCGGTGCTGAATTTCGTCAGCAGCGCCAACCACCGCGAGCCGGACTGGCGTGAAGCCCTGGCGCGCCTCGGCCTGCACGCGCTGGTGCGTTTCGACAGCGTCGCCCCGCCCGAAGACGGGGAGCGGCGGCTGTACGAAAGCCTCGCACTGTTGCTGGAAAATGCCCGCCCACAACTTGAACGCCTGATCGCCGATCAACAGGCCCAACGCCTCGCCCGCGAGCAAAGCGCCGCACGCCTGATTGCCGAATTGCTGATCGACTGCGCCGCGTGCCGACGCAGTGTGGCGAGCAACGCCGAGCAGGAACAACAGGCCATCAGCGAACTGCGCAAAGCCGTGCGCCAGCGCGAACAACGCTGCGTCGAAGCGCTGCTCAAGCTCTACGCCTTCCGCCCGCAGGACGCCGCCGCCAGCGATCTGCCGCTGCTCGACGGACGCTGGGGCGATGACCTGTTCAACCCGGAAACCCTCAAGCAGCTCGGCGTGCGGGTCGGCGGCGGGATTGCCGCCGGAGCCGCAGCCGGTGCGGGCGTGGATTTGCTGGTCGGCGGCATCACCCTCGGCGCCGCCGCACTGGCCGGTGCCATTGCCGGCGGCGCCCTGCAAACCGCCCGCAGCTATGGCAACCGCCTGCTGGACAAGATCAAAGGGCAGCGGGAACTGACGGTCGACGACAACGTGCTGCGCCTGTTGGCATTGCGTCAGCGGCAATTGTTACAAGCGCTGAATGTTCGTGGTCATGCGGCGATGGACGCCGTTCAGGTGGCGACGCCGCAGGACAAGACCTGGCGTGAGGGCAAGTTGCCGGAAGCGCTGAACATCGCCCGGGCCCATCCGCAATGGTCGTCGCTCAACCCGCATCCGAAGCTGAATCAGGCCCAGCGTCAGGAACAGATCGATGAGCTGGTGAGCAAGGTCCTCGAGCTCTAG
- a CDS encoding MFS transporter, with protein MDNRKSGMTTRQRRGAVSLLLALVLLGVFPLDVLLPSFPALAEHFRSTPADIALSISLFAVGIAFAQMLIGPLSDVIGRKGLLLAGMSVSMLGALGCVMTTDYSLFLMFRVVQALGCGCFVLSQALVQDLFEGQERDRLRILMVTAGGIFISISPLAGTFLQATLGWRGSFWVFIALSAAVLLKACLFLENTRPTTRGTRTNFLTAYRQVLGDFDFVGYWLISAFAFACHFSFIVISPLIFMDRLQLSAYEFSLILLIYGAAYVAGGILASVLSRRITSGQQIVVGLSLILFAGVTMLYLSSSFALAAATVLIPMLICTAGTTIARPAATSRAMSLFPDNAGTSASAGSTIIFICGGLISALISLSPTNLQSTLGYAFVLLSGVALTLNSRISRRARILQADAIAQPNGD; from the coding sequence ATGGATAACAGAAAATCCGGGATGACGACCCGACAGCGTCGCGGGGCCGTCAGCCTGTTGCTCGCGTTGGTACTGCTGGGTGTATTTCCACTGGACGTCCTGCTGCCTTCGTTCCCGGCGCTGGCCGAACACTTTCGCAGCACCCCGGCTGACATCGCGCTGTCCATCAGCCTGTTCGCCGTCGGCATCGCCTTCGCCCAGATGCTGATCGGGCCGCTGTCGGATGTGATCGGGCGCAAGGGTTTGCTGCTCGCCGGCATGAGCGTTTCAATGCTCGGCGCCCTCGGCTGTGTCATGACCACTGATTATTCGCTGTTCCTGATGTTCCGGGTCGTGCAGGCGCTGGGCTGCGGTTGCTTCGTACTGTCCCAGGCACTGGTCCAGGATCTGTTCGAAGGTCAGGAACGTGATCGCCTGCGAATCCTGATGGTCACCGCCGGCGGGATTTTCATCTCGATATCCCCTCTTGCCGGTACGTTCTTGCAGGCAACACTGGGATGGCGTGGCAGCTTCTGGGTGTTCATCGCGTTATCAGCCGCCGTGCTGCTCAAGGCCTGTCTGTTTCTGGAGAACACACGACCGACCACCCGTGGAACACGTACAAACTTCCTCACGGCTTACCGACAGGTTCTGGGGGATTTCGACTTTGTCGGCTACTGGCTGATTTCGGCATTTGCGTTCGCCTGCCACTTTTCATTCATCGTGATCTCGCCGCTGATCTTCATGGACCGGCTGCAATTGTCCGCTTACGAGTTCTCGTTGATCCTGCTGATCTACGGTGCGGCGTATGTCGCCGGTGGCATCCTCGCCAGCGTGCTGAGCAGGCGCATCACCAGTGGTCAGCAGATCGTTGTCGGCCTGAGCCTGATCCTGTTCGCCGGCGTGACCATGCTGTACCTGTCGTCGAGTTTTGCCCTGGCTGCGGCGACAGTGCTGATCCCGATGCTGATCTGCACCGCCGGCACCACCATTGCCCGACCGGCGGCCACGTCCAGGGCCATGAGCCTGTTTCCGGACAACGCCGGCACGTCGGCGTCGGCCGGCAGCACCATCATTTTCATCTGCGGCGGCCTCATCAGTGCCTTGATCAGCCTGAGCCCGACCAATCTGCAATCCACACTGGGTTACGCTTTTGTCTTGCTCAGTGGCGTGGCACTCACATTGAACAGCCGGATCAGCCGTCGCGCCAGAATCCTCCAAGCCGACGCCATTGCACAACCGAACGGTGATTAA
- a CDS encoding SagB family peptide dehydrogenase — protein MHINPYLFILPRTPGQIVWNYKDHTQHELDLEYSSRLTQLIHDPDLYDSNNIIDTQLLKAGILTSLKVTAPVWGWDELSRIYHIGTRNIPCEHTPRNIQEWSRQYLEHCETVLATSPPADASADNGPNALIALPAPLALNDDTLSSSLTRRKTCRSFTGAPLSLDDVGTLLYLSLGYLREREADCDDSIAEGLGARRSSPSGGGLNACEGYLLIQNAEGLAPGVYAYHPAEHALSLINLPPDTALGNLLGGQHFINNLPMGLFITARFDRLWWKYPHSRAYRMAFVEAGHLSQTFQLVATALGMNTWLTGAFSDDQVERLLKLENSAEQPLFFVGCGESDGQAMCQEMRDLLRETQA, from the coding sequence ATGCATATAAATCCTTATTTATTCATACTGCCACGAACGCCCGGCCAGATAGTCTGGAACTACAAAGACCATACTCAGCACGAACTTGATCTCGAATACTCTTCTCGACTGACACAACTTATCCACGATCCGGACTTATATGACAGCAACAACATAATAGACACGCAACTTCTAAAAGCCGGAATATTGACTTCTTTAAAAGTCACAGCGCCGGTCTGGGGCTGGGATGAACTGTCAAGGATCTACCATATCGGCACGCGGAATATTCCCTGCGAACACACTCCCCGAAATATTCAGGAATGGTCCAGGCAATACCTCGAACACTGCGAGACAGTGCTTGCCACTTCACCTCCGGCGGACGCCTCTGCAGACAACGGTCCAAATGCACTCATCGCCCTGCCAGCACCATTGGCACTGAATGACGATACCCTGTCGAGTTCGCTCACCCGGCGCAAGACCTGCCGGTCCTTCACCGGCGCCCCCCTGTCGCTGGACGATGTCGGCACCTTGCTATACCTGTCTCTCGGTTACCTGCGAGAACGCGAGGCCGACTGTGACGACAGCATCGCCGAAGGGCTTGGCGCGCGGCGCAGCAGCCCTTCCGGGGGCGGGCTCAACGCCTGCGAAGGTTACTTGCTGATCCAGAACGCCGAAGGCCTGGCACCCGGCGTATATGCCTATCACCCGGCGGAACATGCCTTGAGCCTGATCAATCTGCCACCCGACACGGCACTGGGTAATCTCCTGGGAGGGCAGCACTTCATCAATAACCTGCCAATGGGCCTGTTCATCACCGCCCGCTTCGACAGACTCTGGTGGAAGTATCCCCACTCGCGCGCCTATCGAATGGCATTCGTCGAAGCCGGACACCTCTCACAGACGTTTCAACTGGTGGCCACTGCCCTGGGCATGAACACCTGGCTGACAGGTGCGTTTTCCGACGACCAGGTCGAGCGCTTGCTGAAACTCGAGAACAGTGCGGAACAACCCTTGTTCTTCGTCGGTTGCGGGGAAAGCGACGGTCAGGCGATGTGCCAGGAAATGCGTGACCTGTTGCGCGAGACGCAAGCATGA